In Gaiellales bacterium, the genomic stretch CGAGGTCACGGAGGGCTCCGTTACGTTCCGCGGCACCGACGTGCTCGAGCTCGAGCCGGACGAGCGCTCGCGGCTCGGCATCTTCCTCGCGTTCCAGTATCCGAGCGCGATCCCGGGCGTCACCGTCGCGAACTTCCTGCGGATGGCCGTGAACGCGCACCGGCGCGGGGCCGACGGCGAGGAGAACCCGATCCGCATCCCGGAGTTCCGCAAGGTGCTTCAGGAGAACATGGAGATGCTGAAGATCGACCGCTCGATGACGTCGCGGTACCTGAACGACGGCTTCTCGGGCGGCGAGAAGAAGCGGGTCGAGATCCTCCAGATGGCCATCCTGCGGCCGCAGCTCGCGATCATGGACGAGACCGACTCCGGGCTCGACATCGACGCGCTGCGCATCGTCTCGGAGGGCGTGAACAAGCTGTCCGGGCCGGAGATGGGCGTCCTCGTGATCACGCACTACGCGCGGCTGCTCCACTACA encodes the following:
- the sufC gene encoding Fe-S cluster assembly ATPase SufC — translated: MPDLSIRNLHATIDGAEILRGIDLDIDRGSVHAIMGPNGSGKSTLAHILMGHPAYEVTEGSVTFRGTDVLELEPDERSRLGIFLAFQYPSAIPGVTVANFLRMAVNAHRRGADGEENPIRIPEFRKVLQENMEMLKIDRSMTSRYLNDGFSGGEKKRVEILQMAILRPQLAIMDETDSGLDIDALRIVSEGVNKLSGPEMGVLVITHYARLLHYIKPDVIHVLVDGRIARTGGPELADELERDGYAAFGVDEEAVPVG